A region from the Nitrospinota bacterium genome encodes:
- a CDS encoding SDR family oxidoreductase, whose translation MRSKVCLVTGANSGIGKATALALATRGATVAMVCRDRGRGEAARAEIAETSGNESVELLIADLSSQGAIRRLAEEFARRHRRLDVLVNNAGAIIGTRRLTEDGIEATFALNHLAYFLLTNLLLDVLKASAPSRIVNVSSNAHKGATIDFDDLQMERGYAGMRVYDHSKLANVLFTYELAKRLEGTGVAANCMHPGVVATRLAKDAALWLRILWPLMSPMLLSPEKGAETVIYLASSPDVEGVTGKYFVEKTPVKTSEESYNKEVASRLWDASAELVKLDEM comes from the coding sequence ATGCGCTCCAAGGTCTGTCTCGTGACCGGGGCCAACTCCGGGATCGGAAAGGCGACCGCCCTGGCCCTGGCGACGCGAGGCGCCACGGTGGCGATGGTCTGCCGAGACAGGGGCCGTGGCGAGGCTGCGAGGGCGGAGATCGCCGAAACGAGCGGAAACGAGTCGGTGGAGCTGCTTATAGCCGATCTCTCCTCCCAAGGGGCGATCCGACGTCTCGCCGAGGAGTTCGCCCGCCGACACCGGCGCCTCGATGTTTTGGTGAACAACGCCGGGGCCATCATCGGGACCCGGAGGCTCACCGAAGACGGCATCGAGGCGACCTTCGCCCTCAATCATCTCGCTTACTTTCTCCTTACGAACCTTCTGCTCGACGTCCTCAAGGCGAGCGCCCCCTCCCGGATCGTCAACGTAAGCTCGAACGCCCACAAGGGGGCTACCATCGACTTCGACGACCTCCAGATGGAGAGAGGATACGCTGGGATGCGCGTCTACGATCACTCAAAGCTCGCCAACGTCCTCTTCACCTACGAGCTCGCAAAAAGGCTGGAAGGGACGGGGGTCGCTGCCAACTGCATGCATCCTGGCGTTGTCGCGACCAGGCTTGCCAAGGACGCCGCGCTGTGGCTCCGTATTCTCTGGCCGCTGATGAGCCCCATGCTCTTAAGCCCTGAAAAGGGCGCCGAGACGGTCATCTACCTCGCATCGTCTCCCGACGTGGAAGGGGTGACCGGCAAATACTTCGTCGAAAAGACCCCGGTGAAAACGTCCGAGGAGTCATACAATAAGGAAGTCGCCAGTCGGCTATGGGACGCAAGCGCCGAGCTCGTCAAGCTCGATGAGATGTAG
- a CDS encoding YIP1 family protein, with protein sequence MNPLMDRIIRAAKLDVNLYEEVEADKGAMGQATGVVVLSSIAAGVGTFGRGGVGGIVVGTIVALVAWYIWAYLTYFIGTKLLAEPQTKADHGELLRTIGFSSSPGLIRILGVIPPLAGIVMMVASIWMLVAMIIAVRQALDYTSTWRAVGVCVIGWVVQALILTLLFSLMGLPAKPV encoded by the coding sequence ATGAATCCTCTTATGGATCGTATCATCCGCGCCGCCAAGCTCGACGTCAACCTCTACGAGGAGGTCGAGGCCGACAAGGGGGCGATGGGCCAGGCAACGGGCGTTGTCGTTCTCTCCAGCATAGCGGCCGGAGTCGGAACCTTTGGAAGAGGAGGGGTCGGCGGGATTGTCGTGGGCACAATCGTCGCCCTCGTCGCGTGGTATATCTGGGCCTACCTCACCTACTTTATCGGGACGAAACTCCTTGCCGAGCCGCAGACGAAAGCCGATCACGGCGAGCTGTTGCGAACCATCGGCTTTTCGAGCTCCCCCGGGTTGATTCGCATCCTGGGCGTCATCCCGCCTCTTGCGGGGATCGTAATGATGGTCGCCTCGATCTGGATGCTCGTCGCGATGATAATCGCGGTCAGGCAAGCTCTGGACTATACGAGCACGTGGCGCGCCGTTGGGGTTTGCGTGATCGGCTGGGTAGTCCAAGCGTTGATCCTCACCCTCTTGTTTTCTCTCATGGGTCTTCCCGCAAAACCGGTCTGA